One Helicobacter pylori genomic window, AATACATGGTAGAGAATAATTGGGAAGACAACCCAGGCATCAATGATAAGGATATTTTCACCAATAACGACTGCGCGATTGGGAATGTGCACCCATGCGATATTATGACTCTTGTGCCTATTTTTCACGATGAAAAATTGATTGGGTGGGTAGGCGGTGTTACGCATGTGATTGATACCGGTTCGGTTACTCCAGGATCGATGAGCACCGGGCAGGTTCAAAGATTTGGGGATGGATACATGATCACTTGCCGTAAGACAGGGGCGAATGATGAGAGCTTTAAAGATTGGTTGCATGAATCTCAAAGATCGGTTCGCACGCCTAAATATTGGATTCTAGATGAAAGGACTAGGATTGCAGGATGCCATATGATTAGGGATTTAGTGATGGAAGTCATTAAAGAAGACGGCATTGATTCTTACATGCGATTTATTGATGAGGTGATTGAAGAGGGGAGGAGAGGCCTTATCTCTAGGATCAAATCCATGACCATACCGGGCAAGTACAGAAAGGTAGCGTTTGTGGATGTGCCTTATGCGCATAAGGATATTGGCGTGTGCTCTGAATTTGCTAAGCTAGACACGATCATGCACTCTCCTGTGGAAATCACTATCAATAAAGACGCTACATGGAAATTGGATTTTGATGGCGCGTCCAGGTGGGGATGGCACTCTTTTAATTGCAACCAAGTGTCTTTCACTAGCGGTATTTGGGTGATGATGACTCAAACGCTGATACCCACTTCTCGCATCAACGATGGTGCTTATTTTGCAACTCAATTCAGACTCAAAAAAGGGACTTGGATGAATCCAGATGACAGGCGCACCGGGCATGCTTATGCGTGGCATTTCTTGGTATCAGGCTGGAGCGCTTTGTGGAGAGGCTTGTCTCAAGCGTATTACAGCCGAGGGTATTTAGAAGAAGTTAATTCCGGGAACGCTAACACTTCCAATTGGCTGCAAGGCGGCGGTATCAACCAGGATGGAGAAATCCATGCGGTGAATAGCTTTGAGACGAGTTCTTGTGGGACTGGAGCTTGCGCGATAAAAGACGGCTTGAATCACGCAGCGGCTATTTGGAATCCAGAAGGCGATATGGGCGATGTTGAAATTTGGGAAATGGCAGAGCCTCTTCTTTATTTGGGCAGGAATGTCAAAGCCAATACCGGTGGGTATGGGAAATATCGAGGCGGTAACGGGTTTGAAACCTTAAGAATGGTGTGGGGTGCGCATGATTGGACCATGTTCTTTATGGGTAATGGCTATATGAATAGCGATTGGGGTATGATGGGGGGCTATCCAGCGGCCAGTGGCTATAGGTTTGAAGCGCACAACACCGATTTAAAAAACAGGATTAAAAATAACGCCAGCTTGCCTTTGGGAGGCGATTTTAACCCAACGGATCGAGATTATGAAAAGCACATTTCTCATGCGTCTCAAGTCAAAAGGGATAAGCAATGCATCACCACAGAAAATTGCTTTGACAATTACGACTTGTATTTGAACTACATCAAAGGCGGTCCTGGATTTGGCGATCCGATTGAAAGGGATTTGAATGCGATTTTAGAAGATCTCAACAGCAAACAGCTATTGCCAGAATACGCTTACAAGGTTTATGGTGCGATTGTGAGCCAGAATAAAGACGGCATTTGGGTGGGTGATGAAGCTAAAACGAAGGCCAGAAGAAAAGAAATTCTTGAAAACAGAAAGGCTAGATCCATCCCTGTAAAAGAATGGATGGAGCAAGAAAGGAACGCTATCCTTGAAAAAGAGGCTTCCAAACAGGTTAAGCACATGTATGCGACTAGCTTTGATCTCTCGCCCAAGTTTTTAAACGATTTTAAAACATTTTGGAACTTGCCAAAGAGCTGGAGCATGAAAGAAGATGAGCTTGGCGTATTCACCTATGGATCTAAATACAGGATGGATTTGAGCAAATTGCCTGATGTGCGCACAGTTCTGTTGGTTGATGAGAAGTAAAGAAAGGAGAATGGTTATGTCAAAATACACACAAGAACAAATTAAAAATTTGGTAGAGGGGAACTTGGATTGGAACACTGTCTTAAAAATGCTGAGCATGCCTAAAGATCATGAAAGGTTTCAAATGTATTTGAAGGTGTTGCAAGATAAGGTAGATTTTGATGACAAAATCGTCTTACCCTTGGGGCCGCATTTGTTTGTGGTGCAAGATCCTCAAAAGAAGTGGGTTATTAAGTGTTCATGCGGTCATGCGTTTTGCGCTCCAGAGGAGAATTGGAAATTGCATGCAAACATCTATGTGCGCGATACAGCAGAAAAAATGGAAGAGGTGTATCCTAAACTCTTAGCCAGTGATACTCACTGGCAAGTGTATCGGGAGTATATTTGCCCGGATTGCGGCATCCTTTTAGATGTTGAAGCCCCAACTCCTTGGTATCCTGTGATCCATGATTTTGAGCCTGATATAGAGGTGTTTTATAAAGATTGGCTAGGCATACAGCCCCCAGAAAGACGCTAAAATCGCTCAATCCTTTTTATGAAGAGGCTTTATGCCTCTTTGACGCATTAAAAAGCTTGGGTTAATTCAACTCAAGCAAATTCTTTCAATCCCAACAAATTCAGCCACAAATTAGGACTTTTTCAAAATTTTAAGCTCTTTTTCTTTTTTTTTGATTTAATACTAGGTATAATTTTAATTCCACCTAACAAGGAAAAGCTATGAAAGTAACACAAGGCATCACTAACGACTTTTTTGCCCTAACAAACACGATATTTTCTATCCTAAAAATAAGAAAATGTATTTTATGAGTTCTATCACTATACTTTCAATAAAATAAAGGGTTTTTTTTGACTAAAAAATTCATGTCTTGGATGGTGGTTATCGGGGCTTTAATTTGCGTGCTTTTAGGGGTGTTTATCTTCTTTACTAGCATGTCGGTTAAAAAATCTTTAAGCGCTTATCTTAACGCTTATTTAGATCAACGCCCCCATATTAAGGGCATGGGGATTGTAGGCGCTCCTTTTGAATGCGAAGGGTTTTTTAAAATTGCATGCACTTCTAAAGAGCTCAGTTTTTTAGACTCTCAAAACTCCCCTATTGTGGATTTTAAAAATTTAAATATCAAGCTCCATTCTTTAGACAAAAGCTCTCTTGTCCTTTCTATCAGCTCTCAAATCCAATCCCCTATTTTAGAACAAGATATTCAGCAAAAAATCCATCAAATCCCCCTAAAAGACTTGAATGCCTTATTGGAAAAAATGAAACCCACGCGCTTGAATTGCTCTTTAAAATTCAACGCTTTAGATGAAAAAACTTTAAACGACCATTTAAAATGCGATTTGACTAATGCAGAGAATATCCTTGCTTACACTTTTTTTCAAGAGGGTTTAATGGAGGCGCAAGAAAATCTATCCCTTAAAAATATTTTTAAAACCTTGAGTTCTAAAGACGCTAAAGCCATAGAAGAGTTGCAAGACAAACTGCGTTTTTTAGCACCAAAGTTGGGTGTTTCTATCCAAGCGCGCCATTTTAAAAACGTTTTAGAATCCTTTTACCACCAAAATAAAGAGAGTTTGGGCTTTTTTTCCCCTTATTTTAGTTTGCGATCTCAAACCCCTAGCGTCTCTTATGAAAGCGCGTTAGCTTCTTTAGAAAACTATTTTATGGCTTTGTTCCAATCCCATTTTAAAGACGATACCGCACTCCAACAGAATTTTAAAGGGTTGTTGCAAGCCTTTGTTTCTATGGCTAAAGACAAACGATCCCAAATCGCTCTTAACGCCCAAGCTAAAGACAACACCAAGCTGACTTTTAATGCCTTGTTAGATAGCCTTAGCGTGAATTTCTTTCAATCTTACAAAATAAGCCATGAGTGATTTCAAAGTCCCCCCCAAAGCTAAAGGGTTTAAACGCCTTTTTAAAGCCCTTTTTTATTCTAAAGACGGGCTTAAATGCGCATGGGCTGAAGAAAGCGCGTTCAGGCAAATTGTTATCTTGGCTCTTTTTTGCATCACTCTAGCGAGCTATTTAGCCAAAGATTTTTTAGAATGGGGGCTA contains:
- a CDS encoding hydantoinase B/oxoprolinase family protein, giving the protein MANLLKNGKTLKQARDEILARTEKTGHYNGLKKLEFKERDPIGYEKMFSKLRGGIVHARETAKRIAASPIVEQEGELCFTLYNAVGDSVLTSTGIIIHVGTMGSAIKYMVENNWEDNPGINDKDIFTNNDCAIGNVHPCDIMTLVPIFHDEKLIGWVGGVTHVIDTGSVTPGSMSTGQVQRFGDGYMITCRKTGANDESFKDWLHESQRSVRTPKYWILDERTRIAGCHMIRDLVMEVIKEDGIDSYMRFIDEVIEEGRRGLISRIKSMTIPGKYRKVAFVDVPYAHKDIGVCSEFAKLDTIMHSPVEITINKDATWKLDFDGASRWGWHSFNCNQVSFTSGIWVMMTQTLIPTSRINDGAYFATQFRLKKGTWMNPDDRRTGHAYAWHFLVSGWSALWRGLSQAYYSRGYLEEVNSGNANTSNWLQGGGINQDGEIHAVNSFETSSCGTGACAIKDGLNHAAAIWNPEGDMGDVEIWEMAEPLLYLGRNVKANTGGYGKYRGGNGFETLRMVWGAHDWTMFFMGNGYMNSDWGMMGGYPAASGYRFEAHNTDLKNRIKNNASLPLGGDFNPTDRDYEKHISHASQVKRDKQCITTENCFDNYDLYLNYIKGGPGFGDPIERDLNAILEDLNSKQLLPEYAYKVYGAIVSQNKDGIWVGDEAKTKARRKEILENRKARSIPVKEWMEQERNAILEKEASKQVKHMYATSFDLSPKFLNDFKTFWNLPKSWSMKEDELGVFTYGSKYRMDLSKLPDVRTVLLVDEK
- a CDS encoding acetone carboxylase subunit gamma → MSKYTQEQIKNLVEGNLDWNTVLKMLSMPKDHERFQMYLKVLQDKVDFDDKIVLPLGPHLFVVQDPQKKWVIKCSCGHAFCAPEENWKLHANIYVRDTAEKMEEVYPKLLASDTHWQVYREYICPDCGILLDVEAPTPWYPVIHDFEPDIEVFYKDWLGIQPPERR